A window of the Pedobacter frigiditerrae genome harbors these coding sequences:
- a CDS encoding M1 family metallopeptidase, whose product MKTSQSLSKIIYLFAFIFLISLSANAQLLVEKEKYGRADSLRGYLSPMRTCYDINYYHLDLKIDIDKKAISGSNEFKFTATRDFTKLQFDLFANFKIEKVVYQGKPLTFKREINAVFVNFPLVKKGNKNSFTVYYSGNPTIAKRAPWDGGFVFSKDAAGKPFIATACQGVGASIWWPNKDHQADEVDSMLISISVPKGLKDISNGRLRKTTELKDGYTCFDWFVANPINNYDVALNVGDFVHFDDVYEGEKGKLTLDYWVLPENLEKAKVQFAANVKPMLKSFEYWFGPYPFYEDGYKLVESPHLGMEHQSAVAYGNKYQNGYLGRDMSTTGVGLKWDFIIVHESGHEWFGNNITSKDLADMWIHESFTNYSESLFTESMFGKQAGQEYIEGTRKAIQNQAPVQGIYNVNREGSGDMYPKGGNLLNMVRTIIDDDEKWRSILRGLNKEFYHSTVNAEDVIGYINKQSGKDFTKVFDQYLKYTNLPILEIRVLDGKASARWIADVKGFDMPVRLKVKGGDFKFYNLTTVFKPIELAGATKDNIEVDFNYYIGKLVY is encoded by the coding sequence ATGAAAACCAGCCAATCACTTTCCAAAATCATTTACCTATTTGCATTTATTTTTCTTATTTCTTTATCCGCCAATGCGCAATTATTGGTAGAAAAAGAAAAATATGGCAGGGCCGATTCGCTTCGCGGTTATCTATCGCCAATGCGAACTTGTTATGATATCAACTATTATCACCTCGATTTGAAAATAGATATCGATAAAAAAGCAATCAGTGGTTCTAACGAATTTAAGTTTACGGCAACTAGAGATTTTACCAAATTACAATTCGATTTATTTGCCAATTTTAAAATAGAAAAGGTGGTTTATCAAGGTAAGCCATTAACTTTTAAAAGAGAGATTAATGCTGTTTTTGTGAACTTCCCCTTAGTAAAAAAAGGAAATAAAAATAGTTTCACGGTATATTATTCTGGTAATCCAACCATTGCAAAAAGAGCGCCTTGGGACGGAGGTTTTGTGTTTTCAAAAGATGCTGCGGGCAAACCATTTATAGCAACTGCTTGTCAGGGTGTAGGCGCAAGCATTTGGTGGCCAAATAAAGACCATCAGGCAGATGAAGTTGATAGTATGTTAATCAGTATTAGTGTGCCAAAGGGATTAAAAGACATTTCTAACGGGCGATTAAGAAAAACAACGGAACTTAAAGATGGGTATACCTGTTTCGATTGGTTTGTAGCAAATCCAATTAACAATTACGATGTAGCCCTTAACGTTGGCGACTTTGTTCATTTTGATGATGTTTACGAAGGAGAGAAAGGCAAGTTAACTTTAGATTATTGGGTATTGCCAGAGAATTTAGAGAAAGCCAAAGTTCAATTTGCAGCAAATGTAAAACCGATGTTAAAGTCTTTTGAATATTGGTTTGGTCCTTATCCATTTTATGAAGACGGTTATAAATTAGTGGAGAGTCCACATTTAGGAATGGAACATCAAAGCGCCGTAGCTTATGGCAATAAATACCAAAATGGTTATTTAGGTAGGGATATGTCTACAACTGGTGTTGGTTTAAAATGGGATTTCATCATTGTGCATGAAAGCGGTCACGAGTGGTTTGGGAACAACATTACCTCGAAAGATTTAGCTGACATGTGGATTCACGAGAGCTTTACCAATTACTCAGAATCATTATTTACAGAAAGTATGTTCGGTAAACAAGCAGGGCAAGAATATATAGAAGGTACCAGAAAGGCCATTCAAAACCAAGCGCCCGTTCAAGGTATTTATAATGTAAACAGAGAAGGTTCTGGAGATATGTATCCAAAGGGCGGAAATCTGTTGAATATGGTAAGAACCATCATTGATGACGATGAAAAATGGCGTTCGATTTTGAGAGGATTGAACAAGGAATTTTATCATTCTACAGTTAATGCCGAAGATGTAATCGGTTATATCAATAAACAATCTGGTAAAGATTTTACTAAAGTATTCGACCAATATTTGAAGTATACGAATTTACCAATTCTGGAGATTAGAGTGTTGGATGGCAAAGCTAGCGCTCGTTGGATTGCCGATGTTAAAGGATTTGATATGCCTGTTAGGTTGAAAGTTAAAGGAGGAGATTTTAAGTTCTATAATTTAACAACTGTATTTAAACCTATTGAATTAGCAGGAGCAACAAAGGATAATATCGAAGTAGATTTTAACTATTACATTGGAAAGTTGGTTTATTAG
- a CDS encoding voltage-gated chloride channel family protein gives MSLKKEKSVSKKINLNILVFFRKYPAVPYILKWLFISLIVGGLIGTASAGFLQSLEWVTNFRENHLWIIGFLPIAGLLIGLLYYYWGKDVEAGNNLLIDTIHEPKQTIPFKMMPFVYLGTMATHLFGGSAGREGTALQMAGAIADQLTKPFKLTPEERKILIIAAIAAGFGSVFGTPLAGAIFGMEVFLIGKLKYNSIFPAFASAIIADLVTKLWNTHHTVYHINFVPNVSFLNLIYAIVAGIIFGLCAATFSKTLQFVGAFFKSKIKYPPLRPLIGGLILVVIIYSSGTTKYIGLGIPTIVESFNHQLPTYSFAIKMALTILTLAAGFKGGEVTPLFFIGATLGSALSLFLPLPVGLLAGMGFVAVFAGATNTPLACTIMAMELFGSECGVYVAIACTISYLLSGPTGIYGKQVIGEAKHSRFKNYLNKRIGEI, from the coding sequence ATGTCATTAAAGAAAGAAAAATCAGTCAGCAAAAAAATCAATCTTAATATTTTAGTTTTTTTCAGGAAATATCCTGCTGTTCCATACATCTTAAAATGGCTGTTTATCAGTTTAATTGTAGGAGGTTTAATTGGTACAGCATCTGCCGGATTTTTGCAATCTTTAGAATGGGTTACCAATTTCCGCGAAAATCATTTATGGATAATTGGCTTTTTACCAATTGCAGGTTTGCTTATTGGCTTGCTCTATTATTATTGGGGCAAAGATGTTGAAGCTGGCAACAATTTATTGATTGATACCATTCACGAGCCCAAACAAACTATTCCATTTAAAATGATGCCTTTTGTTTATTTAGGCACAATGGCTACACATTTATTTGGTGGTTCTGCAGGTAGAGAAGGTACTGCTTTACAAATGGCAGGCGCAATTGCAGACCAGCTGACCAAACCGTTTAAGCTAACTCCAGAAGAAAGAAAGATTTTAATTATTGCCGCAATTGCTGCAGGTTTTGGTTCTGTTTTCGGAACACCCTTGGCTGGTGCAATTTTCGGAATGGAAGTCTTTTTAATTGGAAAGTTAAAATACAATTCGATTTTTCCTGCATTTGCATCGGCAATTATTGCAGATCTGGTAACCAAGCTATGGAACACACACCATACCGTTTATCACATCAACTTTGTTCCGAATGTTTCTTTCTTAAACCTTATTTATGCAATAGTTGCAGGCATTATTTTTGGCTTATGTGCTGCTACATTTAGTAAAACCTTGCAGTTTGTAGGCGCTTTCTTTAAATCGAAAATAAAATATCCTCCACTTAGACCATTAATTGGTGGTTTAATTTTAGTCGTTATTATTTACTCATCAGGCACTACAAAATACATTGGTTTAGGTATTCCGACCATTGTTGAATCATTTAACCATCAATTACCAACTTATAGTTTCGCCATTAAAATGGCATTAACTATACTCACTTTAGCCGCTGGTTTTAAGGGAGGCGAAGTAACTCCATTATTTTTTATTGGTGCAACCTTAGGCAGTGCTTTGTCTTTATTTTTGCCTTTACCAGTTGGGCTTTTAGCTGGAATGGGCTTTGTTGCCGTTTTTGCTGGTGCAACCAACACTCCTTTAGCCTGTACAATTATGGCGATGGAATTATTTGGCAGCGAATGTGGAGTGTACGTTGCCATTGCCTGCACCATTTCTTATTTACTTTCGGGCCCTACCGGAATTTATGGCAAACAAGTAATTGGAGAAGCTAAGCATAGCAGATTTAAGAATTATTTGAATAAACGAATTGGAGAGATTTGA
- a CDS encoding AarF/ABC1/UbiB kinase family protein yields the protein MKAQETMPTTKVERSAKFVKTGFQIGGNYIKHYSKKIFNPELSRDELNEDNASDIYNSLSELKGSALKIAQMLSMDKNILPRAYVDKFTQSQYNAPPLSGPLIVRTFTKSFGKTPEKIFDKFNIKSTHAASIGQVHEAELDGKKLAVKIQYPGVGDSISSDLKLVKPFAFRLLGMSEKELNIYIKEVEERLLEETDYEREVRSSIEFAEACKNLDNVVFPNYYPALSSNRIITMDWIEGMHLKEFLKTNPSQELKNKIGQALWDFYNFQQHELRKVHADPHPGNFLITKDEKLGAIDFGCIKEMPDDFYEPFFSLTSTDLFEDKEQTIKAFRKLEMILPNDTPAQIEFYYTAYKEMISLFAKPYITPTFDFSQNEFFEGLYNYGEKIAKMPEFKQARGVKHFIYINRTNFGLYNILNELKATVKTDTFKPHVSKSF from the coding sequence ATGAAAGCACAAGAAACAATGCCTACCACAAAGGTGGAGCGCTCTGCAAAATTTGTAAAAACAGGATTTCAGATTGGCGGAAATTACATTAAACATTATTCAAAAAAAATCTTCAATCCAGAGCTTAGCCGCGATGAATTAAATGAAGATAATGCATCAGATATTTACAATTCTTTAAGCGAACTAAAAGGTTCTGCATTAAAAATTGCACAAATGCTCAGCATGGATAAAAACATCCTGCCAAGAGCTTATGTAGATAAATTTACGCAATCTCAATACAATGCACCACCATTATCAGGACCGCTAATTGTCCGCACTTTCACGAAAAGCTTCGGTAAAACGCCAGAGAAAATATTCGATAAATTTAACATCAAATCAACCCACGCCGCCTCAATTGGGCAAGTTCACGAAGCTGAATTAGATGGCAAAAAGCTAGCTGTTAAAATCCAATATCCTGGCGTTGGCGATAGCATTTCATCAGACCTGAAATTGGTAAAACCTTTTGCATTCCGTTTATTAGGAATGAGCGAAAAGGAATTAAACATCTACATCAAGGAAGTTGAAGAACGCCTACTAGAAGAGACAGATTATGAACGTGAAGTTCGTAGCTCTATCGAATTTGCTGAAGCTTGTAAAAACTTAGATAATGTGGTTTTCCCTAATTATTATCCAGCACTTTCTAGCAATAGAATTATTACCATGGATTGGATTGAAGGAATGCATTTGAAAGAGTTTTTAAAGACCAATCCTTCGCAAGAATTAAAGAATAAAATAGGGCAGGCTTTGTGGGATTTCTATAATTTTCAGCAACACGAATTAAGAAAGGTTCATGCAGACCCACATCCAGGGAATTTCTTAATTACCAAAGATGAAAAGTTAGGTGCCATAGATTTTGGCTGTATTAAAGAAATGCCAGATGATTTTTATGAGCCCTTTTTCTCGCTAACTTCTACAGATTTATTCGAAGACAAAGAACAAACCATAAAGGCTTTTAGAAAGCTGGAAATGATTTTGCCAAATGATACGCCAGCACAAATCGAGTTCTATTATACAGCCTACAAGGAAATGATTAGCCTTTTTGCTAAGCCATACATTACCCCAACTTTTGATTTTAGTCAGAATGAATTTTTTGAAGGTCTGTACAACTACGGTGAAAAGATTGCTAAAATGCCTGAGTTTAAACAAGCCCGTGGTGTAAAACATTTCATCTACATTAACCGTACAAATTTTGGCTTGTACAATATTTTGAATGAGCTAAAAGCAACCGTAAAAACAGATACTTTTAAACCTCACGTTTCTAAAAGTTTTTAA
- a CDS encoding TetR family transcriptional regulator C-terminal domain-containing protein has protein sequence MATQAQIKKGYIDYVLTHDEQPKSVYSFVKKLKITEADFYAFYASFESIEKNIWFELTVETIDEIQKQELWEQYSSREKMLSFFYSYVELLKNQRSFVIYSLKKHGIRLSTPEVLSGAKPIFENFAEQIINEGLESGELAERKFFSKRYKDALWVQYAFILNFWVNDDSNGFEKTDEAIERGIQVTFDLFQRSPIDNLFEYGKFLSQNGKLKEKMGF, from the coding sequence ATGGCAACTCAAGCGCAAATCAAAAAAGGTTATATCGATTACGTTTTAACACACGATGAGCAACCTAAATCAGTTTATAGTTTTGTTAAGAAGCTAAAAATAACAGAGGCTGATTTTTATGCTTTTTATGCATCATTTGAAAGCATCGAAAAGAACATTTGGTTTGAGCTTACTGTAGAAACCATTGATGAGATTCAGAAACAAGAACTTTGGGAACAATATTCTTCGAGAGAAAAAATGCTTTCCTTCTTTTACAGCTATGTCGAGTTGCTGAAAAACCAAAGAAGCTTTGTAATTTATAGTCTAAAAAAACACGGCATCAGGTTATCAACTCCTGAAGTTTTATCTGGAGCTAAGCCGATTTTCGAAAACTTCGCAGAGCAAATTATCAATGAAGGCTTGGAAAGCGGCGAACTGGCCGAACGCAAATTCTTTAGCAAACGTTATAAAGATGCACTTTGGGTGCAATATGCATTCATCTTAAACTTTTGGGTTAATGATGACAGCAATGGATTTGAAAAAACCGATGAAGCCATTGAACGTGGGATTCAAGTTACGTTCGATTTATTTCAACGCTCTCCAATAGACAACCTTTTCGAATACGGAAAATTCCTTTCGCAAAACGGAAAGTTGAAAGAAAAGATGGGATTTTAA
- the hutU gene encoding urocanate hydratase has protein sequence MTTNINEGLNLKVKNTPTGNTLTCKGWVQEAALRMLLNNLDPEVAERPEDLIVYGGRGKAARNKEALELIIKALKNLEDDETLLIQSGKPVGVLRTHKDAPRVLISNSQLVPKWATQQHFDELEDKGLMMYGQMTAGSWIYIGSQGIVQGTYETYSALAKKHFQSNLKGTLNVTAGLGGMGGAQPLAITMSQGVCLAADVEEWRIKKRLETRYIDEIAYDIDEAIDKALQYKNENKALSIGVVCNAVELLQRLIDRNIVPDTLTDQTSAHDPLIGYFPEGLSVAEANVLRTENPDEYTKRSYATMAKHVQQMLELQKRGAITFDYGNNLRGRALEAGVKNAFDFPGFVPAYIRPLFCEGKGPFRWAALSGDPQDIYETDKLILELFPENESLRQWITMAQERIAFQGLPARICWLGQGEREKAGLAFNKLVADGKVKAPIVIGRDHLDTGSVASPNRETEAMLDGSDAVADWPILNALINTAGGASWVSLHHGGGVGIGYSIHAGMVIVADGTEDAAIRIKRVLHNDPAMGVIRHADAGYDIAKDTLRKHRLGLKD, from the coding sequence ATGACCACAAATATAAACGAAGGTTTAAACCTAAAAGTTAAGAACACACCAACCGGAAATACATTAACCTGTAAAGGTTGGGTACAAGAAGCAGCGTTGAGAATGCTGTTAAATAACCTAGACCCTGAGGTTGCCGAACGACCAGAAGATTTAATTGTTTATGGAGGAAGAGGCAAAGCTGCTCGTAACAAAGAAGCGCTAGAATTAATCATTAAAGCTTTAAAAAACTTAGAAGATGACGAAACCTTATTAATTCAATCGGGTAAACCTGTAGGCGTTTTACGGACTCATAAAGATGCGCCAAGGGTTTTGATTTCTAACTCGCAATTAGTTCCAAAATGGGCAACACAGCAACATTTTGATGAATTAGAGGATAAAGGTTTAATGATGTACGGCCAAATGACCGCTGGTTCTTGGATTTACATCGGCTCGCAGGGAATTGTTCAAGGCACTTACGAAACTTACTCGGCTCTTGCAAAAAAACATTTTCAAAGCAATTTAAAAGGAACTTTAAATGTTACGGCTGGTTTAGGCGGAATGGGCGGCGCACAACCTTTGGCAATCACCATGAGCCAAGGGGTTTGCCTAGCGGCGGATGTTGAAGAATGGCGCATCAAAAAGCGTTTAGAAACCAGATATATTGATGAGATTGCTTATGATATTGATGAAGCAATCGACAAAGCATTGCAATACAAAAACGAAAACAAGGCACTTTCAATTGGTGTAGTTTGCAACGCAGTTGAGCTTTTACAAAGATTGATTGATAGAAATATTGTTCCAGATACATTAACCGACCAAACTTCTGCACACGACCCATTGATTGGTTATTTCCCAGAGGGATTGAGTGTTGCTGAAGCAAATGTTTTAAGAACAGAAAATCCTGATGAATATACCAAGCGTTCTTATGCCACCATGGCAAAACACGTTCAGCAAATGCTGGAGTTACAAAAACGTGGAGCTATTACTTTTGATTATGGCAATAACTTACGAGGAAGAGCTTTAGAAGCAGGTGTTAAAAACGCTTTCGATTTTCCAGGGTTTGTACCTGCTTATATTCGTCCCTTGTTTTGTGAAGGAAAAGGACCTTTTAGATGGGCAGCTTTAAGCGGCGACCCACAAGATATATATGAAACTGATAAATTGATTTTAGAACTTTTTCCAGAAAATGAAAGTTTACGTCAGTGGATTACAATGGCACAAGAACGAATAGCTTTTCAGGGATTACCTGCCAGAATTTGTTGGTTAGGACAAGGCGAACGAGAAAAAGCTGGTCTAGCATTTAACAAATTGGTAGCAGATGGAAAAGTAAAAGCACCTATTGTTATTGGTCGCGACCATTTGGATACAGGTTCTGTTGCTTCTCCAAATCGCGAAACTGAAGCTATGCTTGATGGTTCTGACGCCGTAGCAGATTGGCCGATATTAAACGCTTTGATTAATACAGCTGGTGGTGCAAGTTGGGTTTCTTTGCATCATGGTGGTGGTGTGGGCATTGGTTATTCTATTCATGCTGGTATGGTTATCGTTGCAGATGGAACGGAAGATGCAGCAATTCGCATTAAGCGTGTATTACATAACGACCCTGCAATGGGCGTAATCCGTCACGCTGATGCTGGTTATGATATTGCAAAAGATACATTAAGAAAACATAGGTTGGGTTTGAAAGACTAA
- a CDS encoding outer membrane beta-barrel protein: MKRILLSIAFVLTANLLFAQKGSLTGILLDSANHKTTLNYATVSVFKGADTILSTYKLSDDKGVFKINNLEIGTKYRLVINAWMYNILRKEITITAAEPNLNLGNVLLSEKRNNLNEVVILSERPPVIVRKDTIEFNTESFKTLPTAVVEDLLKKLPGVTVGADGTIQVNGKPVSRILVDGKEFFGGDQQMATKNLPSNIIDKVSISNDAEATRRDPDLVAGNTPQVINLKLKKAIKQGAFGKLYAGLGLDKRFESGGIMNFFRDTTQVSVLGYGNNINKPGFSIGDVSRIGGFSRAGINQVNINGDSYSLNGIGFGGSATGIQKSAGSGANFNTLTKKGIKINGKYFFGYVDNLTEQFTSNDQNLGNDKLYTLANNDKRNRGTNHNFGAKLDWKIDSLTSFTFEPTVTLNLLKNLDYEVTDSKNGSNQLVNSSVNSSNFRSDNADYSLLLSLWKDGKKAGRTFNTSVSVTQKDNLSDNFNNSITNFFNPSSTNTLDQLRDNNIRNFGVFLTANYTEPISKKLSLRFILNGNYIDNENALYTFYKNPLNQIYDIAIPTLSQTVQQSGYKANGRINLRWKATKDLIIQPGIVLNTINLENSFSSFPSFKQNFQFIAGSLTINYKAYSFSYTPSFREPSVSYIQPVTNNTNPLLLQLGNSNLLPARSHQMNLNVYKYDTKRNMSYNINANGSLQNDGVIMERTIVNGVQTNRPINADGILQFHTNGSINKDFKTAKRQFTLGGGYYFNYNRNIVSVNGNSSFSHIYQGAPRINGRINLNDKLELGQSYSLGFNKSNYENSFFNDISFFTHNSETELIVRLPKKMVWETNFRYMYSTQEIGGVSNNQKLWNAGLTFLFMKNDRAQLKFTVNDILNQNFRRYIYITENAVRDFQTNNLGRHALVTLTYNIQNFGQKVGGKDTMFRF, encoded by the coding sequence ATGAAGAGAATCTTACTATCCATCGCATTCGTTTTAACTGCTAATTTGTTGTTTGCCCAAAAGGGCAGCTTAACAGGCATTCTATTAGATAGTGCCAATCACAAAACTACTTTAAACTATGCTACCGTTTCTGTTTTTAAAGGAGCAGATACCATTTTAAGCACTTATAAATTATCAGATGATAAAGGAGTTTTTAAAATTAATAACCTTGAGATTGGCACAAAATATAGATTAGTAATTAACGCTTGGATGTATAATATTTTAAGAAAAGAAATCACAATCACAGCAGCTGAACCTAATCTAAATTTGGGGAACGTATTGCTATCTGAAAAACGAAACAACTTAAATGAAGTAGTTATCCTCTCTGAGCGACCACCAGTTATTGTACGTAAAGATACCATTGAGTTTAATACAGAATCTTTCAAAACTCTGCCAACGGCAGTTGTAGAAGATTTATTGAAAAAATTACCTGGAGTTACAGTTGGTGCAGATGGCACCATACAAGTTAATGGTAAGCCAGTGAGTCGGATTTTAGTAGATGGAAAAGAGTTTTTTGGTGGCGACCAGCAAATGGCAACTAAAAATCTACCGTCAAATATTATAGATAAAGTTTCCATAAGTAATGATGCTGAAGCAACGCGAAGAGACCCCGATTTAGTGGCAGGAAATACACCTCAAGTGATTAATTTAAAGCTAAAAAAAGCTATAAAACAAGGTGCGTTTGGGAAATTATATGCAGGTTTGGGATTAGATAAACGTTTTGAATCTGGCGGGATAATGAACTTTTTTAGAGACACCACTCAGGTTAGTGTATTGGGTTACGGCAATAATATCAATAAGCCAGGTTTTAGTATTGGCGACGTTTCTCGCATAGGCGGTTTTAGCAGGGCAGGAATTAACCAAGTTAATATTAATGGCGATTCTTATAGTTTAAACGGTATTGGATTTGGCGGCTCTGCTACAGGCATACAAAAATCTGCAGGTAGTGGCGCAAATTTTAATACATTAACCAAAAAAGGAATTAAAATTAATGGAAAATACTTTTTCGGGTATGTAGATAATTTAACCGAACAATTTACCAGTAATGATCAAAATTTAGGTAACGATAAACTATATACGCTTGCTAACAACGATAAGCGAAATAGGGGAACGAACCATAACTTCGGCGCAAAATTAGATTGGAAAATAGATAGCTTAACAAGCTTTACTTTCGAACCTACCGTAACCCTTAATTTATTAAAAAATTTAGATTATGAAGTAACTGATAGTAAAAATGGCAGTAATCAACTGGTTAATTCGAGTGTTAACTCTTCTAATTTTAGGAGTGATAATGCAGATTATTCTTTGTTACTAAGCTTATGGAAAGACGGTAAAAAAGCAGGCAGGACATTTAATACAAGTGTCAGCGTTACCCAAAAAGATAACTTAAGTGATAATTTCAACAATTCAATTACCAACTTTTTTAATCCGTCATCAACCAATACTTTAGACCAACTTCGTGATAATAACATACGCAATTTTGGAGTTTTTTTAACGGCTAATTATACAGAACCAATCAGTAAGAAACTGAGTTTAAGATTTATTTTAAACGGTAATTACATTGATAATGAAAACGCATTATACACATTTTATAAAAACCCATTAAACCAAATTTATGACATTGCTATACCAACATTATCACAAACTGTACAACAATCTGGATACAAGGCCAATGGACGAATTAATTTACGGTGGAAGGCTACTAAGGATTTAATTATCCAGCCAGGTATAGTTTTAAATACAATTAATTTAGAAAATAGCTTTAGTAGTTTTCCATCATTTAAGCAAAATTTCCAATTTATTGCAGGTTCATTAACCATAAATTATAAAGCATATAGTTTTAGCTACACACCATCGTTTAGAGAGCCTAGTGTTTCTTATATCCAACCGGTAACTAATAATACAAATCCTTTATTGTTGCAATTGGGTAATTCAAATCTCTTGCCAGCACGTTCACATCAAATGAACCTCAATGTTTATAAATACGATACTAAGCGAAATATGAGCTACAACATAAATGCCAACGGTTCATTACAAAATGATGGTGTGATTATGGAGCGTACAATTGTAAACGGTGTGCAAACCAACAGGCCAATTAATGCAGACGGCATTTTACAGTTTCACACAAACGGGAGTATAAATAAAGACTTTAAAACTGCAAAGCGACAATTTACGCTTGGTGGTGGTTACTATTTTAACTACAATAGAAACATTGTTTCAGTTAATGGAAACAGCAGTTTTTCGCATATTTACCAAGGCGCACCAAGAATTAATGGGCGAATTAATTTAAACGATAAGTTAGAACTTGGGCAAAGTTATAGTTTGGGCTTTAACAAGAGTAATTATGAAAATTCATTTTTTAACGATATTAGTTTCTTCACACACAACAGCGAAACAGAGTTAATTGTAAGGTTGCCAAAAAAGATGGTTTGGGAAACAAATTTCCGCTATATGTATAGTACACAAGAAATTGGTGGAGTTAGTAATAATCAGAAACTATGGAACGCTGGATTAACCTTCCTATTTATGAAAAATGACAGGGCACAGCTTAAATTCACTGTAAACGATATCTTAAATCAAAATTTCAGAAGATACATTTATATCACAGAAAATGCTGTTCGCGATTTCCAAACAAATAATTTGGGACGTCATGCTTTAGTAACACTTACTTACAACATCCAAAACTTCGGACAAAAAGTTGGTGGCAAGGATACAATGTTTAGGTTTTAA